A single genomic interval of Gemmatimonadales bacterium harbors:
- a CDS encoding efflux RND transporter periplasmic adaptor subunit, which yields MNRKRILPIVAVVVVAVVLYFLLRPRADAGALDASGTVEATDAQLGFQAAGRIDTILVDEGDRVKAGQLLARLDRTELDARRAQAAAQLAAAQALLTELQRGSRTEEVQQGRDALASAEQRLADAQRDLDRTRRLFDGGAVSREALDKDQLAFDVAKSNRDQAAQALQLLEVGPRPERIEAQRAAVAQARATVAQIDAMLANALIRAPFAGVVTVKDREIGETVSAGAPVLTVTNLDDRWVRIYIPETRVGAVHLGEGATITADTYKGKVYRGAVSFIASEAEFTPKNVQTTDERVKLVYAVKVRVTSDSSYDLKPGIPADVQLGVGRGR from the coding sequence ATGAACCGCAAGCGCATTCTGCCGATCGTCGCCGTGGTGGTCGTGGCGGTCGTGCTCTACTTCCTCCTACGCCCGCGTGCCGACGCCGGCGCGCTCGACGCCTCCGGCACCGTCGAGGCGACCGATGCGCAACTCGGCTTCCAGGCCGCCGGGCGCATCGACACGATCCTCGTGGACGAGGGCGACCGGGTGAAGGCGGGCCAGCTGCTGGCGCGCCTCGACCGGACCGAGCTGGACGCGCGGCGGGCCCAGGCCGCGGCGCAGCTGGCGGCCGCGCAGGCGCTGCTCACGGAGCTGCAGCGCGGGTCCCGGACCGAGGAGGTCCAGCAGGGCCGCGACGCACTGGCCTCCGCCGAGCAGAGGCTCGCCGACGCGCAGCGCGACCTCGACCGGACCCGGCGCCTGTTCGACGGCGGCGCGGTGAGCCGCGAGGCGCTCGACAAGGACCAGCTCGCCTTCGATGTCGCCAAGAGCAACCGCGACCAGGCCGCGCAGGCGCTGCAGCTCCTCGAGGTGGGGCCCCGCCCCGAGCGGATCGAGGCCCAGCGCGCGGCGGTGGCCCAGGCCCGCGCCACGGTGGCGCAGATCGACGCGATGCTGGCCAACGCGCTGATCCGCGCCCCGTTCGCGGGCGTGGTGACCGTGAAGGACCGCGAGATCGGGGAGACGGTGTCGGCCGGCGCGCCCGTCCTCACGGTGACGAACCTCGACGACCGGTGGGTGCGCATCTACATCCCCGAGACCCGCGTGGGCGCGGTGCACCTCGGCGAGGGCGCCACGATTACCGCCGACACCTACAAGGGCAAGGTCTACCGCGGCGCCGTGAGCTTCATCGCCAGCGAGGCGGAGTTCACGCCCAAGAACGTGCAGACCACCGACGAGCGGGTGAAGCTGGTGTACGCCGTCAAGGTGCGCGTCACGTCCGATTCGAGCTACGACCTGAAGCCCGGCATTCCGGCGGATGTGCAGTTGGGAGTGGGGAGAGGGCGGTGA
- a CDS encoding TolC family protein: MILPLLLTVQLAAQDTGRLTLAAAVRRALDSHPSVAAARANRDAAVASVGTAQAPLFPRLAASLTTSQYKIGNLVYPLSGIDPAHLPLFNSTLSQGAVSLGYTLFDFGGRSSQVRLAQAQERRAEAALDATSSALVARVAGAYLSVLTTRDILHAQEQELAALQAEASRVGQLETQGKAAHVEVLRLAAQVSRARADEVGSRAQLDVAERDLAQLVALPVDSLRTRLAAVRLADTSLADRASLVARAEAGSPDVAQARRAAEAAAAGVGAARAAYFPTLQLNAAYLENGHVFTGYRPYWSAQLQLSYPIFTGFAGVNGVRQNEAGARAAAAQLRVAEQATEQSVDAALAAVTAARATVEALATAVAQSAEVERIRLLSVQVGSGTETDYLDAEAALLSNRAGLVQARNAEIAARVELARVTGELGVEWLARAVGQ, encoded by the coding sequence ATGATCCTTCCCCTGCTGCTGACCGTTCAGCTCGCGGCCCAGGACACGGGCCGGCTGACGCTCGCCGCCGCCGTGCGGCGGGCGCTCGACTCGCATCCCAGCGTCGCCGCCGCGCGCGCCAACCGCGACGCGGCCGTCGCCTCGGTGGGCACCGCGCAGGCGCCGCTGTTTCCGCGCCTCGCGGCTTCGCTCACCACCAGCCAATACAAGATCGGCAACCTGGTCTACCCGCTGTCGGGCATCGATCCGGCGCACCTTCCGCTGTTCAACTCCACGCTGAGCCAGGGCGCGGTGTCCCTCGGCTACACGCTGTTCGACTTCGGGGGCCGCAGCTCGCAGGTGCGCCTGGCGCAGGCGCAGGAGCGCCGGGCGGAGGCCGCGCTCGACGCGACGTCCTCGGCGCTCGTGGCCCGGGTGGCCGGCGCGTACCTCTCGGTGCTCACCACCCGCGACATCCTCCACGCCCAGGAGCAGGAGCTGGCCGCGCTCCAGGCGGAGGCGAGCCGCGTCGGGCAGCTCGAGACCCAGGGGAAGGCGGCGCACGTCGAGGTCCTGCGCCTCGCCGCGCAGGTCTCGCGGGCGCGCGCGGACGAGGTGGGGTCCCGCGCCCAGCTCGACGTCGCGGAGCGCGACCTCGCCCAGCTCGTGGCGTTGCCGGTGGACTCACTGCGCACCCGGCTCGCCGCCGTGCGCCTGGCGGACACCAGCCTCGCCGACCGCGCGAGCCTGGTGGCGCGCGCGGAGGCCGGCAGCCCGGACGTCGCCCAGGCGCGGCGGGCGGCGGAAGCGGCGGCGGCCGGCGTGGGCGCGGCCCGGGCGGCCTACTTCCCCACGCTGCAGCTCAACGCCGCCTACCTCGAGAACGGCCACGTGTTCACGGGTTACCGGCCGTACTGGAGCGCGCAGCTGCAGCTTTCCTACCCGATCTTCACCGGGTTCGCGGGCGTGAACGGCGTTCGCCAGAACGAAGCGGGCGCACGGGCCGCCGCCGCGCAGCTCCGCGTGGCCGAGCAGGCCACCGAGCAGAGCGTGGACGCCGCGCTGGCGGCCGTGACCGCGGCGCGCGCGACGGTCGAGGCGCTGGCGACGGCAGTCGCCCAGTCGGCGGAGGTCGAGCGGATCCGCCTGCTCAGCGTGCAGGTCGGCTCGGGCACCGAGACGGACTACCTCGACGCGGAGGCCGCGCTGCTCTCCAACCGCGCCGGGCTGGTGCAGGCGCGGAACGCGGAGATCGCGGCTCGGGTGGAGCTGGCGCGGGTGACGGGGGAGCTGGGGGTGGAGTGGCTGGCGAGGGCGGTGGGGCAGTAA